The Microbacterium terregens DNA segment GTCGTGGTGCTCACCACCTTCCACGCGGACGAGCAGGGCTGCGCGCGCTGCGCGCGGGGGCCGCCGGGTTCGTCCTCAAGGACACCCCGCCCGCCGAGATCGTCGCCGCCGTCCGCCGGGTCGCGGCCGGCGAACCGGTGCTGTCGCCCGCGGTCACCCGGCAGCTGATGGCGCACGCGGCCGGAGCCGGCGGCGACACCCGGCGCAGGCACGCGCGGGAGCGCGTCGCCCGCCTCGGCGACCGTGAACGCGAGGTCGCCGTCGCCGTCGGCCGCGGCCTGGCCAACGCCGACATCGCCGCGGAGCTCTACCTGAGCGTCGCCACCGTCAAGGCCCACGTCTCCCGGATCCTGGCCAAGCTCGACCTCGACAACCGGGTGCAGATCGCCCTGCTGGCCCACGACGCCGGTCTCATGGAGGAGACCGACACACCGTGACCCGCCGTCACCCCGATCCTCGCCGAGGACGGCACGGAGACCCCGTGCGCGGTCGCCCAGGGGACGGTCCTGCCGGTCCGGGCCCCCCGAGCCGGCGTCGGCGCGTCAGCGTCAGCGCCGCCTCCTGGGACCCGCTCAGCAGCTCCGACGGACGGACCGGTCTGCGCTCCCGCCGGGACTTCTCGCAGGCCTCCGCGATCAGCAGCGCCCGGAGGGCCTCACGCCCGTCGCAGGGATTGGCCCGCTCGCCCCGCACCACCTCGACGAACGCGATCAGCTCCGCCTCGTACGCGGCCCCGAACCGCTCCAGGAAAACCCCGTCCACGGCTTGTCCGCGGCCGGCGGTCCGGTCGGTTCCGTGGACGCGATCGGCGTACGGTCGTCCAGGCCGACCGCGATCTGGTCCGCTCACGGCGAGCTCCATCCGCACGTCGTAGCCGGCGCCGTGCATCCGGGTCGCGGTGACCGTGGCGAGCGTGCCGTCGTCCAGGGTGAGCAGCGCCGCACCCGTGTCGACGTCGCCGGCGTCCCGGAACATCGCGGGCCCGGCGTCGGAACCGCAGGCGTAGACGTCGGCGACCTCCCGGCGGTCACCCAGCGCAGCATGTCGAAGTCGTGGATCAGGGTGTCCCGGTACAGACCGCCGGACTGCGCCAGGTACCCGGCCGGCGGCGGCTCCGCGTCACTGGTCATCGCCCGCACCGTGTGCAGCCGTCCGAGCCTGCCCGAGCGCACCGCCTCACGCGCGCCCGTGTAACCGGCGTCGAACCGCCGCTGGAAGCCCATCTGCAGCACCGTCCCGGCGGTCTCGACCTCCGTGATCGCCTGTAACGTCCCCGCGAGGTCCAGGGCGACGGGCTTCTCGCAGAACACCGGCAGTCCCGCGCGCGCCGCCCGGCCGATCAGGTCGGCGTGGGCGGAGGTGGCCGCCGTGATCACCACGGCGTCCACCCCCAGGTGTAGATCTCGTCCACCCCGGGTGCCGCCGTCTCGCCGAGACGGTGGGCGAGGGCCTGGGCCCGGGCCGGATCCACGTCCGTGGGATCAGGGAGCCGACGTCGCGGTGCCTGCTGATGTGTGGGCGTGGATGGTGCCGATACGGCCCGTACCGATGACCCCGATGCGCATGAATCAAGGTGGGCCCCGCACCGGCCCCTGTCAATCCGTATGTCCGGACAACCGAACTACACGACTTCCCGTCAACAGCGCACGCGGCTACGCT contains these protein-coding regions:
- a CDS encoding Gfo/Idh/MocA family oxidoreductase; this encodes MFRDAGDVDTGAALLTLDDGTLATVTATRMHGAGYDVRMELAVSGPDRGRPGRPYADRVHGTDRTAGRGQAVDGVFLERFGAAYEAELIAFVEVVRGERANPCDGREALRALLIAEACEKSRRERRPVRPSELLSGSQEAALTLTRRRRLGGPGPAGPSPGRPRTGSPCRPRRGSG
- a CDS encoding response regulator transcription factor: MLSPAVTRQLMAHAAGAGGDTRRRHARERVARLGDREREVAVAVGRGLANADIAAELYLSVATVKAHVSRILAKLDLDNRVQIALLAHDAGLMEETDTP